The proteins below come from a single Fastidiosipila sanguinis genomic window:
- the pheS gene encoding phenylalanine--tRNA ligase subunit alpha, which yields MLQQELETLLKEAVAAINEAQTNSKLQELKQKFLGKKGTLSVILKSIGKASAEERPLLGKLGNEVKNSIQASLDSKEVEILENSSYIDTDFDVSLPGSQIQAASLHPITQMAYDLNDAFLSLNFELFSEDDITSEQYAFDNLNFPKEHPARESMDTYWLKPGATLEELSTEDYEKASKRLCLRPHLTGASVRYLQANGAPARFVYPGQVFRNETTDARHERAFFQYEALIVDKDFSFASGKLLIETILEKVFGHHVPVRMRAGYFPFVEPGFEIDMQCQVCVGKGCSVCNQVGWLEVMPGGVPHPNVLRAAGLDPEEWSGFYINIGLDRLVMMRYGIDDVRLFHSTDLRFLEQYK from the coding sequence ATGTTACAACAAGAACTTGAAACTTTACTGAAAGAAGCAGTTGCAGCAATTAATGAAGCTCAGACTAATTCTAAGTTGCAAGAGCTTAAACAGAAATTTCTTGGCAAAAAAGGAACATTAAGTGTAATTTTAAAATCTATTGGTAAAGCTTCTGCAGAAGAACGTCCTTTACTTGGTAAATTAGGAAATGAAGTTAAGAATAGTATTCAAGCAAGTTTAGATTCTAAGGAAGTTGAGATTTTGGAAAATAGTTCATATATAGATACGGATTTTGACGTATCTCTTCCAGGATCTCAAATACAGGCAGCAAGTTTGCACCCAATCACACAGATGGCATATGACTTAAATGATGCCTTCTTATCTCTGAATTTTGAGTTGTTTTCTGAGGATGATATAACAAGCGAGCAATATGCCTTTGATAACTTGAATTTCCCTAAAGAACACCCAGCTAGAGAGTCAATGGATACTTATTGGCTTAAACCAGGTGCTACTTTAGAAGAATTGAGTACAGAAGATTATGAGAAGGCCAGTAAACGTTTATGCTTAAGACCTCACTTAACTGGAGCTTCAGTGCGTTATTTACAAGCGAATGGTGCTCCTGCAAGATTTGTATATCCTGGACAGGTGTTCAGAAATGAGACCACAGATGCTAGACACGAGAGAGCTTTCTTCCAATATGAAGCTTTAATTGTTGATAAAGACTTCTCCTTTGCCTCAGGTAAATTATTAATTGAAACTATATTAGAAAAAGTATTTGGACATCATGTGCCAGTTAGAATGAGAGCTGGATATTTCCCATTTGTTGAACCAGGATTTGAAATTGATATGCAGTGTCAAGTTTGTGTTGGTAAGGGATGTTCAGTATGTAACCAAGTTGGTTGGTTAGAAGTTATGCCTGGTGGTGTACCTCATCCCAACGTATTACGAGCAGCAGGCCTTGACCCAGAAGAGTGGTCAGGTTTCTACATTAACATCGGTTTGGATAGATTAGTTATGATGAGATACGGTATTGATGATGTTAGATTGTTCCATAGCACTGATTTAAGATTCTTAGAACAATATAAATAG
- the pheT gene encoding phenylalanine--tRNA ligase subunit beta — protein sequence MKVSLNWLKDYVELPEDLSIEDLAYDLTMRTVEVEDVESLKDRFSGIVVGEILSIEKHENADTLWVCKVNVGGERDLQIVCGGQNLFVGQKVAVSVPGAMVRWHGQGEAVEIKSTKLRGVLSEGMICGANELDLEVIFPAAEHDIMDLSDLEKAQPGVNIADAIGLDDYIIEIDNKSMTHRPDLWGHYGIARELAAIYNTKLKKLETFEVTDNLDNYPVEISTKNCNAYSAYVIDNVKVEKSPLDMRIRLWSVDVNPKNNLVDITNYVMLTTGQPTHGFDYKHVESGILVRDANSDEKLELLDGTILDLDPEDVVITDGKKPLALGGVMGGKQDSILADTDSMLLEIASFSPLAVRRTSKRHNVRTDSSSRYEKDIDTARMEDAKNLAFNLLNKLLPDAKIIAKGQAKQHETERNEITVKYDYLNVRIGREITSQEIHDSLEPLGFEIINEDDNEFTVLAPVWRSTGDIQMAADILEEIARMIGYENFSLIAPSIELEAAINQREVNLNHNLHKYFAIRCGFQEVYTYPWVDSHYIEAADIDASEWLELQDAPSPTQSKLRGSLVPGLLEAAVKNLRYKSEFKIFEQAQVFAKGYRTPSSPDEVLPEQKNYLGLLAAGDSPELLFRDLKGSLESMARYNHCTGISFAQEEKPSWADPKVWLNILDKDGEVIGDLGMISPKTAKNSGVKNHYVLIAEFDLDHIESLDSRTNSYESLNQYQVVTQDLNIWVKDEVKWSEIAELVEPLVQKLEFLEIYRSAEMAKDEKSILLRYELSSSDHTLSSEEIEAKNAEIINVLAENLGAKQN from the coding sequence ATGAAAGTATCATTGAATTGGTTAAAAGATTATGTAGAATTACCAGAAGATTTGAGCATTGAAGACTTAGCCTACGATCTTACTATGCGTACTGTTGAAGTCGAGGATGTTGAGAGTCTTAAGGACAGATTTTCTGGAATTGTTGTAGGTGAGATTCTCAGTATTGAGAAGCACGAAAATGCCGATACCTTATGGGTATGTAAAGTTAATGTTGGTGGAGAAAGAGATCTTCAAATAGTTTGTGGTGGACAAAACTTATTTGTTGGCCAAAAAGTAGCTGTGTCAGTACCTGGAGCTATGGTACGTTGGCATGGTCAAGGTGAAGCTGTAGAGATCAAAAGTACTAAATTAAGAGGTGTCTTGAGTGAAGGTATGATCTGTGGTGCTAATGAGCTCGATTTGGAAGTAATATTCCCAGCTGCTGAACACGATATTATGGATTTATCTGATCTAGAAAAGGCTCAACCTGGTGTAAACATTGCAGATGCAATTGGCCTAGATGATTACATAATTGAAATTGATAATAAATCAATGACTCATAGACCGGATCTCTGGGGACATTATGGTATAGCAAGAGAGTTAGCTGCTATTTATAATACTAAGTTAAAAAAACTAGAAACTTTTGAAGTTACAGATAATTTAGATAATTATCCTGTAGAAATAAGCACCAAAAATTGTAATGCTTATTCAGCTTATGTAATCGACAATGTTAAAGTCGAAAAATCTCCTCTAGATATGAGAATTAGACTTTGGTCAGTAGATGTAAATCCAAAGAATAATTTAGTAGATATAACAAACTATGTAATGTTAACCACTGGTCAACCAACACATGGTTTTGATTACAAACATGTTGAATCAGGAATACTAGTTAGAGATGCTAATTCAGATGAGAAACTTGAACTATTAGATGGCACTATTCTTGATTTGGATCCAGAAGATGTAGTAATTACTGATGGTAAGAAACCTTTAGCTCTAGGTGGAGTTATGGGTGGTAAGCAAGACTCAATATTAGCAGATACAGATAGTATGCTTCTAGAGATTGCATCATTTAGTCCATTGGCAGTTAGAAGAACTTCTAAGAGACATAATGTTAGAACTGATTCTTCTAGTAGATATGAAAAAGATATTGATACAGCAAGAATGGAAGATGCTAAGAATCTTGCCTTTAACTTGTTAAATAAACTCTTACCGGACGCAAAAATTATTGCAAAAGGTCAAGCAAAGCAACATGAGACTGAACGTAATGAGATAACAGTTAAATATGATTATCTCAACGTAAGAATTGGTCGTGAAATTACTAGCCAAGAGATTCATGATAGTCTTGAACCTTTAGGTTTCGAAATTATTAATGAGGATGATAACGAGTTTACGGTCTTAGCACCAGTTTGGAGATCTACTGGTGATATCCAGATGGCCGCTGATATTCTCGAAGAAATAGCTAGAATGATAGGGTACGAGAACTTTAGCTTAATTGCTCCAAGCATCGAACTAGAAGCAGCAATTAACCAAAGGGAAGTTAATTTAAACCATAATCTTCACAAGTATTTTGCGATTCGCTGTGGTTTCCAAGAAGTGTACACTTATCCATGGGTAGACAGTCACTATATTGAAGCAGCAGATATTGATGCGAGCGAGTGGTTAGAGTTACAAGATGCACCAAGTCCTACTCAATCTAAGTTAAGAGGAAGTCTAGTTCCAGGATTGTTAGAAGCTGCGGTCAAGAACTTAAGATATAAATCAGAGTTTAAGATTTTCGAACAAGCACAAGTTTTTGCTAAAGGATATAGGACACCATCTAGTCCAGATGAAGTACTTCCTGAACAAAAGAACTACTTAGGATTATTAGCAGCTGGAGATTCACCAGAGCTATTATTCCGTGATCTTAAAGGTAGTTTAGAATCAATGGCTAGATATAATCATTGTACTGGAATTTCATTCGCTCAAGAAGAGAAACCTAGCTGGGCAGATCCAAAGGTATGGTTAAATATCTTGGATAAAGATGGCGAAGTTATTGGTGACCTAGGAATGATTTCTCCAAAAACTGCGAAAAATAGTGGTGTAAAAAATCACTATGTATTAATTGCAGAATTTGACTTAGATCATATTGAGAGCTTGGATTCTAGAACTAATTCATATGAAAGCTTGAATCAATATCAAGTAGTAACACAAGACTTAAATATTTGGGTAAAAGATGAAGTAAAGTGGTCTGAAATTGCTGAATTGGTAGAACCACTAGTTCAAAAATTAGAGTTCTTAGAGATTTATCGTAGTGCAGAAATGGCAAAAGATGAGAAAAGTATTTTGCTAAGATATGAGCTATCATCCTCAGATCATACTTTAAGTAGTGAAGAGATTGAAGCTAAGAATGCTGAGATTATTAATGTTTTAGCCGAAAATTTAGGAGCTAAGCAAAATTAA
- a CDS encoding asparaginase yields the protein MKKKKVLLLATGGTIASVQSDNGLKPGINPKELIQYIPEVLEYADIEYHQLLDLDSTNIGPEHWQIIVEYIKKVYENYDAFVITHGTDTMAYTAAALSYMIQNSKKPIVITGSQKPINLDVTDAKANLRDSIIYAVDDESEGVTIVFASMVIAGTRAKKTRSKSYNAFSSINFPYLALVQDNKIMRYIKAEKHEGEVDFYTKLDSNVYLLKLTPGISPDILKYLFEKYDGLIFESFGVGGIPASINEEFIELCQIYPDKLIIMATQVAKEGSNMSIYEVGNKIKAQTNFLESYDMTPEAVFAKTMWVLGNKNNSKEELEKNFYSPINYDTIWF from the coding sequence ATGAAAAAGAAAAAAGTTCTTCTGTTAGCTACAGGAGGAACTATAGCTTCAGTTCAGTCAGACAATGGTCTGAAACCTGGAATTAATCCCAAGGAGCTAATCCAATATATTCCTGAAGTGCTAGAATATGCTGATATAGAATATCATCAGCTTTTAGATTTAGATAGCACTAACATTGGGCCAGAACATTGGCAAATTATAGTTGAATATATAAAAAAAGTTTATGAGAATTATGATGCTTTCGTAATAACTCATGGCACGGATACAATGGCGTATACAGCTGCAGCCTTATCCTATATGATACAAAATTCTAAAAAACCAATTGTTATTACAGGCTCCCAAAAACCTATTAATTTAGACGTAACAGATGCAAAAGCGAATTTAAGGGACAGTATTATTTATGCGGTTGATGATGAGTCAGAGGGTGTAACTATAGTGTTTGCTTCGATGGTAATAGCTGGTACTAGAGCGAAGAAGACAAGATCAAAGAGCTATAATGCTTTTTCTAGTATAAATTTCCCTTATCTAGCTTTGGTTCAGGATAATAAAATAATGCGTTATATCAAGGCAGAAAAGCATGAAGGTGAAGTGGATTTTTATACCAAGCTGGATTCAAACGTTTACCTGCTTAAGTTAACACCAGGTATTAGTCCAGATATACTGAAATATCTTTTTGAGAAGTATGATGGCTTAATTTTTGAAAGTTTTGGTGTAGGTGGTATTCCCGCAAGTATTAACGAGGAATTTATTGAGCTTTGCCAGATATATCCAGATAAACTAATTATCATGGCTACTCAAGTTGCAAAAGAAGGTAGTAACATGAGTATTTATGAGGTCGGTAATAAGATTAAAGCTCAAACAAACTTTCTTGAATCTTACGATATGACACCAGAGGCAGTTTTTGCCAAAACTATGTGGGTTTTAGGTAATAAGAATAATAGCA